Sequence from the Methanosarcina siciliae T4/M genome:
ATCTGTAGGAACAATCTTCATACGATAAGAGCCGGGGATCTTCAGACAAGGGTCCAGTCCAGTTTTTTGTCTTCAGCGTCGTAGAGGGTAACCCTCATAGTCTTGTCTTCAATTTCGTAGAGAGGCCTGACTCCAAGATAAAATGTGTCACCGGGGCTGATTTCGATTTCACCGCTTACTCTTCCGAAGTACACCCTCCCTTTTGTATCTTTTTCTTCAACTGTCACACCTTTCCAGGTCAGGTTCTGGATTACGCTTATAACCCTGCACTCAAAGCGATCGACTTCACGTATTTCATTCATGAGAATCCCTCTTAAATCTTGTTCCGGGTATGGTTAAGACCTTACCCAAATATGGTTTCTGATAAAGAATAACGATTTCTATACATAAAACTATCCCAGAGGCTTCAATAAGAGAGTTTTCTTCAAATCTTCTTATGAATTTCAAGAGTCTGGAAAATAGCTTCTCCGGACTGGAAAATTAGTCTGGAATGTATTCTGCGCGGGAAAAAAAGCACTTTATCCGTGTTTCACACATATTTTCAGGTTTATACATAAAGGTGGGTCGGGTCCGGAGTGAAATCTTCCCGGGTCAATTTCGCAAGTGATTTTTCAAAGTCTTTCCACGTGACGATTTCCCTGTCATCGATTATTGCCTGATGCAGGGCGGTTTTAAGGATTTTTTCGACAATGTCTCTGCCTGAAAGCCCTTTGGCTTTCTTTGCAAGCGCCTGGAAATCACATTTCTCTACCTGCAGGGGGAAGGTCTTCACATTTGATCTCAGAATATGGACGATTTCTTCTTCTCCTGGAAGGACAAATTCGATCTCTTCTTCGAACCTGCTTCTTACAGCAGAGTCCAGGGCGTTGACCCGGTTTGTCGAACAGATGGTACAGACTCCTTCACGTTCGACTATCCCGTCCATTTCTGTCAGAAGGGCGTTTACGATCTCGCTTACGTCTCCTCTGAGCTCCTGAAAGCGCCTGTCGAGAGCTATGGCATCAAGTTCGTCAATGAAAATTATACAGGGGGACATTTCTTCTGCCCGGTCATAAAGCTGGTGGATCTGACGGGCTCCGTCTCCTACATATTCCCCTATTAGCTGGGTAGCCTTGACCGGAATAATGGGTACATCGGTTTTGTTTGCAAGGGCTTTTGCAAGCATGGTTTTTCCAGTACCCGAGGGTCCGAAAAACAGGATGTTTCTCGGTGCCCATTTCCCGAAACGTTCGGGCTCTTCCAGAAAGCGTTCGATCAGCCTGCACTTCTGTTTTGCAAGTTCCTGCCCTATTACGTCTTCAAATATGACATCACTTTTTATCTCTGCAGAGGACGAAATTCCGTTTTCCTCTTCGGTTACGATAATAGCTGTTGAGTTCCCGATCATGGATTCTGCAGGTTCCACATCTATGATACGGTATGCAAAGTCAGGAAACATCCGCCTGTCAAAAAGATAATCTCCTTTGCGGGCAACATATCCGTTCCACTGTTCCCGGGCATAGAATTCAAAGACGTCCCTGTTTTCAATGACAGGGTATTCCTCCATCATGCCACTCAGGGGGTATCCTTCAGGTTTCAGGATAAGAAGTTCGGATGTGGATTTCCCGAACTCGGTATTGTTTTCGTGAGTCTTTTTCGTGTTCACTCTTTGTGAAACTGGTCGCACTTTGTTATCAACTCGAATACTTTTCTAATTCGAATACTTCCCTATACCTATAGTTATCTGAAGAGATAATAAAATTAACCCTATAAAACGGTATTGGGATTCGATTGCGAAAGACATATCGTAACTCAGCAGAAATAAACCATTTCCTTAAAAAGTATTCGTGTTGGGCATTAGTTTCCCCTGCTATTCATCTGCAAATTTCTGTGAACACATCTATGGACTACAGGTATTATTATATATCCATAATTTTATGTACAAATGTGTAGACATTCAGGTCTTTATCCGTAGACATTTATGTTCTGGAAAGGACCTTATGGATTTTGTCCTGAAGGAGCTCTCTAATGTAAAATATTTATATGAGTAATAGATAAAGGTTTATTGTTAATATTTGCTTGAACAACCGTTTATGCAGGCTTCGATGAATTCTTTGTATAAATAATGAGGCTTCAGTGGCGGATTCTCTGGCAGATCCCTCTGATCTATTCATTTGAAATAAGAATGTAATTGGATTAAAGGGAAAACTAATATATTAGACGATAATATATAAAATGCTAATATATTAGAGATATAATATATAATTTAACTATAAATTGAAACTATTCTCAAAATAGTTAAAAGCCGGGAATTAATCACCAGTGTATTACACAATTAATATTATTATACAGTTTATGCTGTATACGTAATATACGTAATATAGAACTATGAATAACGCAAAAGATCTTAAGCAGCTAACTAAGTTAGTTCCAGAGTATGATTTATATGTTTACTATGGAGAATACGGAAGGTTTCGACCAGAAAACTCTTGACAAGATGAACGCTGAAGTCAAAAAGACTATGAGCAAACACGACCCCAAGTCAAAAAATTATAAGAAATTATGCGAAAAGGTTGAAGACCAGATCTTCGATAAGTACTGTTCTGAGGTGTTCAGACCCTCTCTCAAACTTTAATTTTGCCGCTGGATAACACTTATCCCGGCAAGTTTTTTATTTTTAGTTTTATTTTTCGATTTAATCTGATTTTGATATGCTTCTGTTTTGTATTCCGAATTGAGTCATAGGAGTCATAGGGTTTATATGTGGTCTTGTTTATATTTCGTCTTGTTTATATGAAGTAAAAACCGGATATCAGCTGGAACTTTCAGGCTGAAACCTGCAGTTGCTAAGTTAGGAAACAGAATATGAGCTGTCGGATAAGCAGTTAAATAAGTTACTTAATTGTCTAATAAGCTGTCTAATATATACTATACTGAATGAGTATTAGTGTAACAAAGTATAATATTGATGAGCAGAACTGATTGACAGAAGAGCAGCTTTGCCGCGACTCATTACAGTTTATGCATAAGTTGGTGAGGTCTGAATAAGGAGCATCTTCAATTTCAGGTGCAGAAAGGGTAGAATGGGAATTATTCTTTACATGCCCTGAATCGGAAATTCAGCCCCGGAAAAGTTCCAGACCCTCATAAGCATTATAACTGAGTAAATACACTTTACTAAAGACATAGTTAACATTTGAATGGACCTTCAGACCCTGCCAAAAAGTCACTATAGTACGGGAGTCCGGGTTAAGCCCGAAAAACGCGTACTTTGCAGGGTTGTAAACTCCCTTTAACCGGGATATTTTCTACGGGTTTCATCGGGAAAAAACTCTTTAAGGATTGAAAGTCTCGCGTAAATGGCTAAAAACTCTAATAAGGAAGAAATACGTTATAGGGAATCAAAAATCGATTTCCTTACCTGAACGCTGGGTCGGGGACTTTAAGCTCCTGAGCTTTCGGGGTATCCGCATCGGTTTAATAACGCTTACCGACCAAAGCCTTTTTTGGGCATGCGGTAGTTTAGCTGAAGATTCTGCGGATTTGAAATCCCTAAGGAAAAACAGCCGGTTTCTCGCCGGGAAAAATTGAAACAATATAGAACATAAAATAAGGCAAGGAGATACGGAATATGCAGATGGCACCACAGATGGGTTATGACAGGGCAATTACGGTTTTCAGCCCTGACGGAAGACTTTTCCAGGTAGAGTATGCCCGCGAAGCGGTCAAAAGGGGAACAACAGCCGTAGGAATCAAGGCAGCCGATGGGGTAGTGCTGCTGGTTGACAAGCGGATTACTAGCAGGCTTGTTGAAGCCGAATCAATCGAAAAAATATTCCAGATTGACGAACATATCGGAGCTGCAACATCAGGACTCGTTGCCGACGCCCGCTCTCTTGTCGACAGGGCCCGTGTAGAAGCCCAGGTAAACAGGGTTTCTTATGACGAACCCATAGGTGTGGAGGTAATCTCCAAAAAAATCTGCGACCACAAGCAGACCTACACCCAGTACGGAGGAGTTCGCCCATATGGAACAGCCCTCCTGATCGCAGGCGTTGACGACAATAAGCCAAGGCTCTTTGAGACTGACCCTAGCGGCGCTCTCCTCGAGTACAAGGCAACAGCAATTGGCGCAGGCAGAAATGCAGTTGTTGAGGTCTTTGAGGCTGACTACAGGGAAGATATGGATATTGACGCTGCTATCATCCTCGGAATGGATGCACTTTATAAAGCAGCTGAAGGCAAGTTCGACGCCGGTACCCTTGAAGTGGGTGTCGTGTCCCTTGAGGACAAAAAATTCAGAAAACTGGGGCCTGAGGAAGTCGAGAACTACGTTCAGCAGATCCTTGAGAAACACAAGGAATCCGAAAACAAAGAATAAAACATATAAATATTTAAAGAATGAGTAATCAGAGAGTTTCTGATTCTCAAACTCACATTTAAGAGAAGGTATTCGAAAATGGTGTCCCTGGACGAGGCAGTGACTGCCCGGCTTAAAAGAGGCAGCAAACATTTCGAAGTCCTGGTCGAGCCCGAAGGGGCTCTGGCCTACAAGCGAGGAGATGAAGTAAACCTCGAAGACATTCTGGCAGTTGAGACTATCTTCGAAGATGCAAACAGAGGGGACCGGGCAGCAGAGTCCGAAATTCTCAACTCTTTTGAGACAACCGACCCCTTTGAGATTGCTGCCGTGATCCTGAAAAGCGGAGAGCTTCAACTCACCGCTGAACAGAGAAAACGAATGCTTGAAGAGAAAAAGAAAAAGGTTATCTATACCATTTCCAGAAATGCTATAAACCCTCAGACTAGAGCACCACACCCTCCCGCACGGATAGAAAGAGCGATGGAAGAGGCAAAAGTGCATATAGACCCTTTAAAAAGCGTGGATCAGCTGGTAACCAAAACAATGAAAGCCATTCGCCCGCTTATCCCGATACGCTTTGAAGAAATAAATATTGCTGTGAAAATCCCTCCCGAATATGCCCCGAAGGCATATGGAGATATTTCCAAGGCCGGAACCATTACGAAGGAAGAATGGCAGAGTGACGGCTCATGGATTGCAGTAGTGAGGATTCCTGCGGGAGTTCAGACTGATTTTTACGCTCTTATAAATCATCTCACAAAGGGAGAGGCTCAGACTAAACTTTTATAAGAGGATGTTGGATGGATAAAAAAATAGTGATCCCTGGTGACCTGTTATCCGAGAACCAGAAAAAAGCCGGATACGGGACGTATATCAAGAACGACAAGATCTATTCTTCGCTTTGCGGTATTGAAAACCTCAAAGAGGATAAAGTTGGAGTGATCCCACTTGCGGGAGCGTATATCCCCTCAGCAAATGATGTGGTGATAGGGATCGTTATTGTGGTTACTCCATCCAACTGGATATTTGATATTGCAGCTCCTTATGACGGTCTGCTCCACGTATCCGAGTATCCGAGAAGAGTCGAATCCCGGGAAATGCCTGAAATTCTGGGCGTAGGCGACTCTGTAATCCTCAGGGTTAAAGATGTAGACAGCTCCATGAAAGTCGAGCTTGCCCTGAGGGACCCGAGCCTTCATAAACTCAAAACAGGTCAGATAATTAAAGTTGAGTCTGTAAAAGTCCCCCGTGTAATAGGACACGGCGGTTCCATGATATCCATGCTGAAGAAAGAGACAAACTGCAGCATTTTCGTAGGCCAGAACGGCAGAATATGGATCGATGGGAAGGACGAGGACATAGAACTTTTGAGTAAGGCTCTCCGGAAAATAGAAATTGAAGCCCAGCGTTCCGGATTGACAGACCGGATCTATAATTTTTTGAAAAATGAACGGATTAGACAGAAAGAGTCCAAGCCTGTTGAGTTTTTTAAAAAAGAGACGGAAGGTGTGACTGCAACAAAGGAAGATCATTCCGAAGAGATATACCGGAAGATCGATGTACTGCTGGACCCGAAGAATTGAATTCCGGATAGAGTTAAAAGAATTTTAGGTAAGCTTCTCTAGAGTATTTTGGTTTAGGAGTTGTTTGGAGATTAGAGTATGAGTAATAAACCTGAAAATTTAATATTAATCACTGACGATGGGCTGCGCCTTGACGGGAGATGTGCGGATGAGATAAGGCCCATGAAAATTGAGATCGGTGTACTTTCACGGGCCGATGGTTCATGTTATCTAGAATGGGGAAGGAATAAGATTCTGGTAGGCGTGTTCGGCCCCAGGGAAGCTCATCCCCGCCGCAGCCAGCGCGCAGATTCGGCAGTAATCCGCTACAAATACAATATGGCATCATTCTCCGTGGAGGACCGCGCTCGTCCGGGCCCCAGCAGGCGGAGCATTGAAATCTCAAAGGTTTCCAGGGAAGCTTTCGAGCCTGTGATCCTGGCTGAGCTGTACCCTAAGACAGCAATTGACATTTTCGTAGAAGTGCTTCAGGCCGATGCAGGGACAAGGACAGCAGCAATTAACGCTTCCAGTATTGCCCTTGCAGATGCCGGAATCCCGATGAAGGGCCTTATTACCTCCTGTGCTTTCGGGAAGGTTGACGGGCAGATTGTACTTGACCTGAATAAGGAAGAGGACAACTACGGAGAAGCTGACTTCCCTGTAGCAATGACCCAGGACGGAGAAATTACTCTTATCCAGATGGACGGGCACCTTACGCCTGAAGAAATCAAGAAAGGGCTTGAGCTTGTAAAGAAGGGCTGCAAAGAGATCCTTGCACTTCAGCAGGCAGTTCTGAGAAAGAAGTTTGAGACTCCTGTTGAGGAGCCTGCGGCAGAAGCCGAAGAACCCGAAGTTGAAGGCGAAACCGAAAAGCTTGCCCCAACCGAATTCGCTTCCGAGGCAGCAGCTGTTGAAGAGGCTTTTGAGGAAACTGAAGAACTCGAAGAGGCCCTCGAAGAAACCTCTGAACCTGATATCCTTTTTTGCAGCGAAGTAATCCCTGACTCCGAAGAAGAGGAAGCTGAAGAAAAGGCTGAAGAAGAGGAAGCCGAAGAAGAGGCTGAAGAAGAGGAAGCCGAAGAAGAGGCTGAAGAAGAGGAAGCCGAAGAAGAGGCTGAAGAAGAGGAAGCTGAAGAAGAGGAAGCCGAAGAAGAGGCTGAAGAAGAGGAAGCCGAAGAAGAGGAAGCTGAAGAAGAGGAAGCCGAAGAAGAGGCTGAAGAAGAGGCTGAAGAAGAGGCTGAAGAAGAGGAAGCCGAAGAAGAGGAAGCCGAAGAAGACTTAGAGGACGACTTAGAAGAAGATCTGGAAGAATTCGAAGGAGAAGAATTTGCAGAGGAACCTCTTGAAGAAGAAGCTGATTCCGGAGAAGCCGAAGAAGAAATTGAGCTTGAAGCTGAAAGCGAGGGACTTGAAGAGGAAGCCGATGTCGAGGAAAGCCCCGCTCCGGAAGAAATTGTTGAGCCTGAAATAGAGGCCGAAGTCGAAGTTGAAGAAGCTCCCGAAGCAGTAGAGGCAGAAGAAGAGCCTGAAGAAGAAAAATCCGAAGGTCCCTGGAAGGTAGTAAAAGACCCCTCTGAAGACGAAGACAGAGGTGAAAAAGATGAGTGAAATCATAGCCACACTTAAGAAGGACTATATTTACAACCTGATGATCAAAGATAAGCGCCAGGACGGACGCGGGTTTAAAGATTTCAGGGATATCAAGCTCGAAACAAACGTTATTACCAAAGCCGAAGGTTCTGCAAAAGTTACCCTTGGAAACACCCAGGTTCTTGTAGGTGTGAAGCTTCAGACCGGAACTCCGTTCGCGGACTCTCAGGACGAAGGCGTGATTATTACCAACCTTGAACTTAATCCTATAGCATCTCCCGAATTCGAGCCGGGGCCACCCAGAGAAGAAGCAATCGAAATGGCAAGGGTCGTTGACAGAGGGATCAGAGAATCAGGCGCAATTGATATAAAGAAGCTTTGCATAACGGTTGGAGAATCCGTCTGGATTGTCTTTATAGACGTCCATGTCCTGAATGATGACGGAAATATCATTGATGCATCCTGCCTTGCAGCAATTGCCGCCCTCATGACCACCATGGTCCCGAATGAGCAGCAGGGACTGGGTGAAGATGTGCCCCTTGCAATGAAAGAGATGCCTGTCGGAATAACTATTGCCAAGATCGGTTCAAAACTGATGGTTGATCCTTCCCTTGATGAAGAAGCAGTTCGCGAAACGAAACTGACCATAGTTTCAAGTTCGGACGGGTCTGTAGCAGGCATGCAGAAAATGGGCAATTCCCCTCTTACCGAGGCAGAGCTGTTCGAGGCAATAGACCTGGCACTCGAAAAGGCAGCCGAAATCCGGGGACTCTACCTTGAAGGGCTTGCAAAAGGTGAATAAATCGGGCAGGATTAATTAAATATAAATATTAAATGCCAGTATTACGGTCTAAGTACACGTCTCCGGGTGATAGAAGAACCCAGGCTCAGGGTGACCGGCCAGCAGGAGGGTTCCGGGTTCTATCCCTTCAGACTCAATATTTACATTTAAGGAGTTTATAACGATGGCAAAGAAATTCACTAAGAAAGGAAGAATTTCCAGATCTGCAGGCAGGTTTGGTCCCAGGTACGGGAGAAAAGACAGAAAGCTTGTCGCAGACCTGGAAGAACGCATGCGAGCTCCGCATGTATGCACTAAATGTGCCCGCCCTACAGTGACAAGGATTGGCACAGG
This genomic interval carries:
- a CDS encoding AAA family ATPase; its protein translation is MRPVSQRVNTKKTHENNTEFGKSTSELLILKPEGYPLSGMMEEYPVIENRDVFEFYAREQWNGYVARKGDYLFDRRMFPDFAYRIIDVEPAESMIGNSTAIIVTEEENGISSSAEIKSDVIFEDVIGQELAKQKCRLIERFLEEPERFGKWAPRNILFFGPSGTGKTMLAKALANKTDVPIIPVKATQLIGEYVGDGARQIHQLYDRAEEMSPCIIFIDELDAIALDRRFQELRGDVSEIVNALLTEMDGIVEREGVCTICSTNRVNALDSAVRSRFEEEIEFVLPGEEEIVHILRSNVKTFPLQVEKCDFQALAKKAKGLSGRDIVEKILKTALHQAIIDDREIVTWKDFEKSLAKLTREDFTPDPTHLYV
- the psmA gene encoding archaeal proteasome endopeptidase complex subunit alpha yields the protein MQMAPQMGYDRAITVFSPDGRLFQVEYAREAVKRGTTAVGIKAADGVVLLVDKRITSRLVEAESIEKIFQIDEHIGAATSGLVADARSLVDRARVEAQVNRVSYDEPIGVEVISKKICDHKQTYTQYGGVRPYGTALLIAGVDDNKPRLFETDPSGALLEYKATAIGAGRNAVVEVFEADYREDMDIDAAIILGMDALYKAAEGKFDAGTLEVGVVSLEDKKFRKLGPEEVENYVQQILEKHKESENKE
- a CDS encoding ribosome assembly factor SBDS; its protein translation is MVSLDEAVTARLKRGSKHFEVLVEPEGALAYKRGDEVNLEDILAVETIFEDANRGDRAAESEILNSFETTDPFEIAAVILKSGELQLTAEQRKRMLEEKKKKVIYTISRNAINPQTRAPHPPARIERAMEEAKVHIDPLKSVDQLVTKTMKAIRPLIPIRFEEINIAVKIPPEYAPKAYGDISKAGTITKEEWQSDGSWIAVVRIPAGVQTDFYALINHLTKGEAQTKLL
- the rrp4 gene encoding exosome complex RNA-binding protein Rrp4; its protein translation is MDKKIVIPGDLLSENQKKAGYGTYIKNDKIYSSLCGIENLKEDKVGVIPLAGAYIPSANDVVIGIVIVVTPSNWIFDIAAPYDGLLHVSEYPRRVESREMPEILGVGDSVILRVKDVDSSMKVELALRDPSLHKLKTGQIIKVESVKVPRVIGHGGSMISMLKKETNCSIFVGQNGRIWIDGKDEDIELLSKALRKIEIEAQRSGLTDRIYNFLKNERIRQKESKPVEFFKKETEGVTATKEDHSEEIYRKIDVLLDPKN
- the rrp41 gene encoding exosome complex exonuclease Rrp41, whose protein sequence is MSNKPENLILITDDGLRLDGRCADEIRPMKIEIGVLSRADGSCYLEWGRNKILVGVFGPREAHPRRSQRADSAVIRYKYNMASFSVEDRARPGPSRRSIEISKVSREAFEPVILAELYPKTAIDIFVEVLQADAGTRTAAINASSIALADAGIPMKGLITSCAFGKVDGQIVLDLNKEEDNYGEADFPVAMTQDGEITLIQMDGHLTPEEIKKGLELVKKGCKEILALQQAVLRKKFETPVEEPAAEAEEPEVEGETEKLAPTEFASEAAAVEEAFEETEELEEALEETSEPDILFCSEVIPDSEEEEAEEKAEEEEAEEEAEEEEAEEEAEEEEAEEEAEEEEAEEEEAEEEAEEEEAEEEEAEEEEAEEEAEEEAEEEAEEEEAEEEEAEEDLEDDLEEDLEEFEGEEFAEEPLEEEADSGEAEEEIELEAESEGLEEEADVEESPAPEEIVEPEIEAEVEVEEAPEAVEAEEEPEEEKSEGPWKVVKDPSEDEDRGEKDE
- the rrp42 gene encoding exosome complex protein Rrp42, whose product is MKKMSEIIATLKKDYIYNLMIKDKRQDGRGFKDFRDIKLETNVITKAEGSAKVTLGNTQVLVGVKLQTGTPFADSQDEGVIITNLELNPIASPEFEPGPPREEAIEMARVVDRGIRESGAIDIKKLCITVGESVWIVFIDVHVLNDDGNIIDASCLAAIAALMTTMVPNEQQGLGEDVPLAMKEMPVGITIAKIGSKLMVDPSLDEEAVRETKLTIVSSSDGSVAGMQKMGNSPLTEAELFEAIDLALEKAAEIRGLYLEGLAKGE
- a CDS encoding 50S ribosomal protein L37ae — its product is MAKKFTKKGRISRSAGRFGPRYGRKDRKLVADLEERMRAPHVCTKCARPTVTRIGTGIWKCSKCGHTFAGGTYIPYTSVGQTLLRTMKNVAEAK